A DNA window from Leptolyngbya sp. KIOST-1 contains the following coding sequences:
- a CDS encoding murein hydrolase activator EnvC family protein has protein sequence MLQTDRFSAVSPRRSGGWRRWLSLGLALVLVGWLGLTAGDRGVATSSDLVAQSIEELQNKQKTLEQQRNQLQQQQNELQNRQATSESTLQSLENSIVYTANQIAETEFRLSQAEKELKDFEAQLRQAEEDYEEVRTGTVARLQFLQRQQGSEGWAVLLQSQNFNEFLDRQYQLKRVYAADRQVLADLKAKAEAIQKQKAAVEEKRNQVALLRQQLLSQKQQYEAEASEEKQLISRLKDQRSALEAAEAQLARDSEQIANLIRQKIAASTGVIRGTGRFVFPANGRISSGFGNRRHPILGYSRFHAGIDFAASQGTPIYAADSGRVIFSGWYGGYGQTVIIDHGGGISTLYAHASRLLVSEGQAVQQGQTIAAVGSTGLSTGPHLHFEVRQNGNPVNPAGYL, from the coding sequence ATGCTGCAAACCGATCGATTCTCCGCCGTGAGCCCCAGGCGATCTGGGGGCTGGCGGCGGTGGCTGAGCCTGGGGCTGGCCCTGGTGTTGGTCGGCTGGTTGGGGCTCACGGCGGGAGACCGGGGGGTAGCGACCTCCTCTGACCTGGTGGCGCAGTCCATCGAGGAGTTGCAGAACAAGCAAAAAACCCTCGAACAGCAGCGCAACCAGCTTCAGCAGCAGCAAAACGAGCTGCAAAACCGCCAGGCCACCTCCGAATCGACCCTTCAAAGCCTGGAGAACAGCATTGTCTATACCGCCAACCAGATCGCCGAAACCGAGTTTCGCCTCAGCCAGGCGGAGAAAGAACTCAAGGACTTTGAAGCTCAGCTGAGGCAGGCCGAGGAGGACTACGAAGAGGTCCGCACGGGCACCGTGGCCCGGCTACAGTTCTTGCAGCGGCAGCAGGGCAGCGAGGGCTGGGCGGTGCTGCTGCAAAGCCAGAACTTTAACGAATTTCTCGATCGCCAGTATCAGCTCAAGCGGGTCTACGCCGCCGATCGCCAGGTGCTGGCCGACCTCAAGGCCAAAGCCGAAGCCATTCAAAAGCAAAAGGCTGCCGTTGAGGAAAAGCGCAACCAGGTTGCTCTGCTGCGTCAGCAACTACTCTCCCAGAAGCAGCAGTACGAGGCCGAGGCCAGCGAAGAGAAACAGCTGATCTCCCGACTCAAAGACCAGCGCAGCGCTCTGGAGGCCGCCGAAGCCCAGCTAGCCCGCGACTCCGAGCAGATCGCCAACCTGATTCGTCAGAAAATCGCGGCCAGCACGGGGGTGATTCGCGGCACGGGGCGGTTCGTCTTCCCTGCCAACGGCAGAATCTCCAGCGGCTTTGGCAACCGCCGCCACCCCATTTTGGGCTACAGCCGGTTCCACGCGGGCATCGACTTTGCCGCCAGCCAGGGCACCCCCATCTACGCCGCCGACTCGGGTCGCGTCATCTTCTCGGGGTGGTACGGCGGCTACGGCCAAACGGTAATCATCGACCACGGCGGCGGCATCAGTACGCTGTACGCCCACGCCAGCCGCCTGCTGGTCAGCGAGGGGCAGGCGGTGCAGCAGGGGCAAACAATCGCCGCGGTGGGCTCTACTGGCCTCTCTACCGGCCCTCACCTGCACTTTGAGGTACGGCAGAACGGGAATCCCGTGAATCCGGCGGGCTATTTGTAG